From Methanobacterium petrolearium, a single genomic window includes:
- the proS gene encoding proline--tRNA ligase — translation MSEFSEWFHNILEEAQIIDTRYPIKGMHVWQPQGFKIRKYALKLLRELLDEDHEEVLFPLLIPEDELAKEAIHVKGFEEEVYWVTHGGLTPLNKKLALRPTSETAMYPMFNLWVRSHTDLPMKLYQIVNTFRYETKHTRPLIRVREITTFKEAHTIHVDYEGAQKQVENAIELYSNFFDYLGIPFVVTRRPDWDKFPGADYTMAFDTLMPDGKTLQIGTVHNLGQTFAHTFDITYETAEGEHEHVYQTCYGLSDRVIASIIGIHGDSSGLVLPPSVAPYQVVIVPVLFKKGAQTVLDFCNHLKNMLKDNGIRVHLDDRDLRAGKKYYEWEMRGVPLRLEIGLRDIENKKIVLLRRDTMDKETFDYQEETIITDLNKILNGITQNLKTMAWEKFNSDIRPATSLQDALDILKEDKGIVSFDWCGDESCGREIEEIVKVDILGVSEEVHEGKCINCGSPAKSRALLAKTY, via the coding sequence ATGTCAGAATTCAGCGAATGGTTTCATAACATCCTTGAGGAAGCACAGATAATTGACACCCGTTATCCAATTAAAGGGATGCATGTCTGGCAGCCACAGGGTTTTAAAATACGAAAATATGCCTTGAAATTACTTAGAGAACTTTTAGATGAAGATCATGAAGAAGTGCTTTTTCCCCTACTGATACCTGAAGATGAACTGGCCAAGGAGGCCATCCATGTAAAAGGTTTTGAAGAAGAAGTTTACTGGGTAACACATGGAGGTTTAACCCCACTAAATAAAAAACTGGCCCTTAGACCCACCAGTGAAACTGCCATGTACCCTATGTTCAACCTCTGGGTACGGTCCCACACAGACCTTCCTATGAAATTATACCAGATAGTTAACACTTTCCGCTACGAAACCAAACACACACGGCCGCTTATACGTGTAAGGGAGATCACAACATTTAAAGAGGCCCACACCATTCATGTAGATTATGAAGGTGCACAAAAACAGGTTGAAAATGCAATAGAATTATACAGCAACTTTTTTGACTACTTAGGGATACCTTTCGTGGTTACCCGACGTCCTGACTGGGATAAGTTTCCTGGAGCCGATTACACCATGGCCTTCGACACCTTGATGCCTGATGGTAAGACCCTTCAGATAGGTACCGTGCACAATCTGGGTCAGACATTTGCCCACACCTTTGATATAACCTATGAAACAGCCGAAGGAGAACATGAACATGTCTATCAAACATGTTATGGATTGTCTGACCGGGTCATAGCATCTATCATTGGTATCCACGGAGATTCATCAGGATTAGTTCTCCCTCCAAGTGTAGCACCTTATCAAGTGGTGATCGTTCCAGTTCTATTCAAAAAGGGCGCTCAAACAGTTCTGGATTTTTGCAATCACCTGAAGAACATGCTTAAAGATAATGGGATCCGTGTTCATCTTGATGATCGTGACCTTAGAGCCGGGAAAAAATACTATGAATGGGAAATGCGGGGAGTACCACTCCGCCTGGAGATAGGGCTCCGAGACATTGAAAATAAGAAAATCGTCCTCCTGCGTAGGGATACAATGGATAAGGAAACCTTTGACTACCAGGAAGAAACGATCATCACTGATTTGAACAAAATCCTAAATGGAATCACCCAAAACCTTAAAACCATGGCTTGGGAAAAGTTTAATTCTGATATCAGACCCGCCACTTCATTACAGGATGCACTGGACATTTTGAAGGAAGATAAAGGAATTGTCTCCTTTGACTGGTGTGGTGATGAGTCCTGTGGTAGGGAAATTGAGGAAATAGTTAAAGTTGATATTCTGGGTGTTAGTGAAGAAGTCCATGAAGGCAAATGCATTAATTGTGGTTCTCCAGCAAAATCCAGAGCTCTTCTTGCCAAAACATATTAG
- a CDS encoding NAD(P)-dependent glycerol-1-phosphate dehydrogenase, with translation MDFNRVKLPREIHSGPGVIKETGSICKDLKIKSKVLVAGGPHTMKIAGEKVIDSLHECEFDVETIIIDKPSLDAVSQVQNCMSDVNAVLGVGGGKVIDVAKMASTKSGKHCISIPTAASHDGISSPRASIKNHEGSVSLAVEPPVGVIADTQIISQAPFRLLASGCGDIISNYTAILDWKLAHRLLNEDFSDSSAALSLITAEMLIKSADDIKEGLIESAAIVVKALISSGMAISIAGNSRPASGAEHKFSHALDILAPKPALHGEQCGVGTIMMMYLHGGDWKFIRETLKTIKAPINASQLGIDPEYIVEALTKAHTIRKERYTILGDRGLTEEAAEKLARKTGVID, from the coding sequence ATGGATTTTAATCGTGTTAAATTACCACGGGAAATTCACAGTGGCCCGGGAGTAATCAAGGAAACCGGATCCATTTGCAAGGATCTGAAAATCAAAAGCAAAGTATTAGTGGCTGGTGGACCCCATACCATGAAAATTGCCGGGGAAAAAGTAATAGATAGCCTTCATGAATGTGAATTCGATGTGGAGACTATAATTATTGATAAACCGTCACTGGACGCTGTTTCACAAGTTCAAAATTGTATGAGTGATGTTAATGCTGTTTTAGGAGTGGGTGGTGGAAAAGTAATCGATGTTGCTAAAATGGCATCAACTAAATCCGGAAAACACTGCATAAGCATTCCCACAGCAGCATCGCATGATGGTATTTCTTCTCCAAGGGCTTCAATTAAAAATCACGAAGGTAGTGTTTCTCTGGCGGTTGAACCACCAGTTGGAGTTATTGCCGATACCCAAATCATCAGCCAGGCACCATTTCGCTTATTAGCCTCTGGATGCGGAGATATAATTTCTAATTATACAGCAATCTTAGACTGGAAACTGGCTCACCGTTTGTTAAATGAAGATTTTAGCGATTCATCAGCAGCATTATCTCTCATAACTGCTGAAATGCTGATTAAATCCGCTGATGACATAAAAGAAGGTTTGATTGAAAGCGCAGCCATTGTGGTGAAGGCACTTATATCCAGTGGAATGGCTATCAGTATTGCCGGAAACAGCAGACCCGCCAGTGGAGCTGAACATAAATTCAGCCATGCACTAGACATTTTAGCACCTAAACCTGCCCTCCATGGCGAACAATGTGGAGTAGGGACTATTATGATGATGTATTTACATGGAGGGGATTGGAAATTCATCCGTGAAACTTTAAAAACTATTAAAGCACCTATTAATGCATCGCAACTTGGAATAGATCCTGAATATATCGTTGAAGCTTTAACTAAAGCTCATACAATTAGGAAAGAAAGGTACACCATATTAGGTGATAGGGGACTTACCGAAGAAGCTGCCGAGAAATTAGCACGTAAAACAGGAGTAATCGATTAA
- a CDS encoding UPF0179 family protein, whose translation MITLIGTDLAEKGLKFMHFGAASQCEKCRFKGTCIDSLEEGRLYRIREVKNTEHPCLVHEGGKVKVVDVEKATFKTAIDSKRAFEGSNIVFLPPNCEENCSMQEFCFPEGLYREDKCKIMKKMGKPKEKCPKGLNLSVVLLKQL comes from the coding sequence ATGATAACCCTCATTGGAACTGATTTAGCAGAGAAAGGACTTAAATTCATGCATTTTGGGGCTGCCAGCCAATGCGAAAAGTGTCGCTTTAAGGGAACCTGTATTGATTCTCTAGAAGAAGGAAGGTTGTACAGAATCAGAGAAGTAAAAAACACCGAACATCCCTGCCTGGTTCACGAGGGAGGTAAAGTAAAGGTAGTTGATGTCGAAAAAGCCACTTTTAAAACCGCTATCGACTCAAAACGTGCATTTGAAGGTTCCAATATTGTGTTTTTACCTCCGAACTGTGAAGAAAACTGTTCTATGCAAGAATTTTGTTTTCCTGAGGGCCTTTATCGAGAAGATAAGTGTAAAATAATGAAAAAAATGGGTAAACCCAAAGAAAAATGTCCTAAAGGGTTAAATCTAAGCGTTGTTCTTCTTAAACAGTTGTGA
- the rpiA gene encoding ribose-5-phosphate isomerase RpiA — MHPKKEIAWEAVQLVDEAKRQVANEAAMMVNDGQILGLGTGSTSHYFIQKLGNRIMEEELDIMGIPTSYQSFFLARDCKIPITTLDEHLPDLAVDGADEVDPQLNLIKGGGAAHTLEKIVDSAADKFLVIVDESKKVEKLGDFPVPLEVIPSAYRPVTEQVKAAGGVPSLRMAQMKDGPVITDNNNFVVDVQFKEIPNPKELEIELNSIPGVVENGVFAGIADQVLIATSNGVESIKKP, encoded by the coding sequence ATGCATCCGAAAAAAGAAATTGCCTGGGAAGCAGTTCAACTGGTAGATGAGGCGAAAAGGCAAGTTGCCAATGAAGCAGCGATGATGGTTAATGATGGACAGATTTTAGGATTAGGAACCGGTTCAACATCACACTACTTTATCCAAAAACTTGGAAACCGGATTATGGAAGAAGAACTGGATATTATGGGCATACCCACATCTTATCAGTCATTTTTCCTGGCAAGAGATTGTAAAATACCCATAACCACCCTAGATGAACATCTTCCTGATCTTGCTGTTGATGGTGCTGATGAAGTAGACCCTCAGTTGAATCTTATTAAAGGTGGTGGAGCTGCCCATACCCTTGAAAAAATCGTTGACTCAGCAGCTGATAAATTCTTAGTCATTGTAGATGAATCCAAAAAGGTTGAGAAACTTGGAGATTTCCCAGTCCCCCTGGAAGTCATACCATCAGCATACAGGCCAGTGACTGAACAAGTAAAAGCTGCGGGTGGTGTTCCTTCCCTTAGAATGGCTCAAATGAAAGACGGTCCTGTGATAACAGATAACAATAATTTTGTGGTGGATGTTCAGTTTAAAGAGATTCCAAATCCAAAGGAACTTGAAATAGAACTTAACAGTATTCCTGGTGTTGTGGAAAATGGTGTATTCGCAGGAATAGCTGACCAGGTTTTAATTGCCACTTCCAATGGAGTTGAATCCATTAAAAAACCATAA
- a CDS encoding metal ABC transporter permease, with translation MTGILEYTFMQNAFMAAILVSVACGLVGTYVVIKRIVFISGGISHAAFGGIGLGYFMGINPILAAIPFSIVSALIMGFTSKKVKISDDTAIGILWSIGMAIGIIFINLTPGYVPDLMTYLFGSILTVPFNDLFIMLILDVAIIITVVVFQREFQGISFDEEFSHVVGMPTTAIYLLLLSLVALSVVVMIKVVGVILVIALLAIPAAIAKQYTYKIGRMMILAVILGMILTTGGLYLSYLFNLASGATIVLTLGLGFFISSLLQKVME, from the coding sequence ATGACAGGAATTCTTGAATACACTTTCATGCAGAATGCATTCATGGCAGCCATTCTAGTTAGTGTAGCATGTGGATTAGTGGGAACTTATGTGGTGATAAAGAGGATAGTTTTCATCAGCGGAGGAATTTCCCATGCAGCCTTCGGAGGCATAGGTCTGGGATATTTCATGGGAATAAATCCCATACTAGCAGCCATACCATTCAGCATAGTATCCGCCCTGATCATGGGGTTCACAAGCAAAAAAGTTAAAATCAGTGACGACACTGCCATTGGAATACTTTGGAGTATAGGAATGGCCATTGGTATCATATTTATCAATTTAACACCAGGTTATGTGCCAGATCTAATGACCTATCTTTTCGGGAGCATACTCACTGTCCCATTTAACGATCTGTTCATCATGCTCATCCTGGATGTGGCAATCATAATAACAGTTGTGGTGTTCCAGAGAGAATTTCAGGGTATTTCCTTTGATGAAGAATTCAGTCACGTGGTTGGAATGCCCACCACAGCCATATACCTTCTCCTTCTATCTTTGGTGGCTCTTTCAGTAGTGGTAATGATTAAAGTAGTTGGGGTTATATTGGTAATTGCCCTTTTAGCCATCCCTGCAGCCATTGCCAAACAATACACCTATAAAATAGGTAGAATGATGATACTGGCAGTGATTCTGGGAATGATACTCACCACGGGAGGATTATACCTTTCTTATTTATTCAACCTTGCATCTGGAGCTACCATCGTACTTACACTGGGTTTAGGCTTTTTTATTTCATCTTTACTTCAGAAAGTCATGGAATGA
- a CDS encoding metal ABC transporter ATP-binding protein, giving the protein MENAVEIEEVSVTFHEQPVLEDINLSIKINDFLAIIGPNGGGKSTLLKTILGLIKVDHGNITVFGNQPGNPDNPIGYLPQHVSFDPDFPINVFDTVLSGRYHGLLKNYSDDDRKKVTKALREVGMLDKKDRQISRLSGGQMQRVFIARAIVREPKLLLLDEPMASIDPEMQNSFYNLLSRLRDKMAIVLVSHDVGAVSSHVDNIACLNQKLFYHGSAENAAGPLEKMYRCPIDLLSHGIPHRVLKKH; this is encoded by the coding sequence ATGGAAAATGCGGTTGAAATTGAAGAAGTATCTGTAACATTCCATGAACAGCCCGTTTTAGAGGATATAAATCTTTCCATCAAGATCAACGATTTTTTAGCCATAATCGGTCCCAATGGTGGGGGTAAAAGCACCTTACTCAAAACAATATTAGGGTTAATTAAAGTGGATCATGGTAACATAACAGTTTTTGGTAACCAGCCAGGTAATCCTGATAATCCCATTGGATATCTCCCACAGCATGTCTCTTTTGACCCGGATTTCCCGATAAATGTTTTTGACACAGTTTTATCCGGAAGATACCACGGTCTTTTAAAAAATTATTCGGATGATGACCGAAAAAAGGTTACAAAAGCCTTGAGGGAAGTGGGCATGCTGGATAAAAAGGATCGTCAAATAAGCCGGCTTTCTGGAGGACAAATGCAAAGAGTATTCATTGCCCGTGCAATTGTACGAGAACCCAAATTATTACTACTTGATGAACCAATGGCCAGCATAGACCCTGAAATGCAGAACTCCTTTTATAATCTGTTGTCACGACTAAGGGATAAAATGGCCATAGTACTGGTAAGTCATGATGTGGGGGCAGTTTCCAGCCACGTGGATAACATAGCCTGTCTGAATCAGAAACTCTTCTATCATGGGTCAGCAGAAAATGCAGCAGGACCACTGGAAAAAATGTATAGATGTCCCATTGATCTACTGAGCCATGGGATTCCTCATAGAGTCCTAAAGAAACATTAA
- a CDS encoding metal ABC transporter solute-binding protein, Zn/Mn family: MERKVLYAIIVCSILILLIATAVYIIENNYSNADNQSKLSGGKIGVVVTIGPQEEFAKRIGGDKVNVTVMVPSGADPHTYEPLPNQMKEVEDADVYFQVGSDIEFEQTWMDKLTAMNPQMKVVNTSQGIELIPNTAEQEEGSDPHVWVSPRNAKIMVENMYESLVEIDPQNKDYYTKNKDEYLKQLDELDKNITQILSGKNNTKIMVYHPAWAYFCRDYNLYQISIEDEGKEPTPQGIANLIDQAKQENISVVFVSPEFSSSNAKVIADEIGGKVVVVDPLSENYLDNMKKVAEAFANT, translated from the coding sequence ATGGAAAGAAAAGTTCTATACGCTATTATAGTATGTTCAATTTTAATTCTGCTTATAGCAACTGCTGTATACATCATAGAAAATAATTACTCCAATGCAGATAATCAATCAAAACTTTCCGGGGGGAAGATAGGGGTGGTGGTTACTATTGGACCTCAGGAAGAGTTCGCAAAACGTATCGGTGGGGATAAGGTTAATGTTACTGTTATGGTACCCTCAGGTGCTGATCCACATACCTATGAACCCCTACCCAACCAGATGAAGGAAGTTGAAGATGCTGATGTATATTTTCAGGTAGGATCAGACATTGAATTCGAACAAACCTGGATGGATAAACTCACAGCAATGAACCCCCAGATGAAAGTAGTAAACACTTCACAGGGAATTGAACTAATTCCCAACACAGCCGAGCAGGAGGAAGGCAGCGATCCACATGTATGGGTTTCACCCAGAAACGCCAAGATCATGGTGGAAAATATGTACGAAAGCCTGGTTGAGATCGACCCACAAAATAAGGATTATTATACCAAAAATAAGGATGAATACCTAAAACAACTGGATGAACTCGATAAAAACATTACACAAATATTGAGTGGAAAAAACAATACCAAAATAATGGTTTACCATCCAGCATGGGCCTATTTTTGCAGAGATTACAATCTCTACCAGATATCCATTGAGGATGAGGGAAAAGAACCCACTCCCCAGGGTATAGCTAACCTGATAGACCAGGCTAAGCAGGAAAACATCAGTGTTGTCTTTGTAAGTCCAGAGTTCAGTTCCAGCAATGCAAAAGTCATTGCCGATGAAATTGGAGGAAAGGTAGTAGTAGTGGATCCACTCAGTGAAAATTACCTGGACAACATGAAGAAGGTAGCAGAAGCCTTTGCCAACACTTAA
- a CDS encoding CopG family ribbon-helix-helix protein, with protein MAMTIISVSLSEKLLKEIDALKEEAGFSGRSEIIRASTRLLISENEEKKDLEGHINSILILIHPQRLEDKVTEVKHHFEDIIRTQIHSHLQDNQCLELFILEGDASRIRELSHLLNRNIKTVYSKLVSLPHE; from the coding sequence ATGGCTATGACTATTATTAGTGTATCTCTTAGTGAAAAACTACTAAAAGAGATTGATGCTCTGAAAGAAGAAGCAGGTTTTTCTGGCCGTTCCGAAATAATTCGGGCCAGTACCCGTCTTTTGATCAGCGAAAATGAAGAAAAAAAAGATTTAGAAGGACATATCAATTCCATACTCATCTTAATCCATCCTCAAAGATTAGAAGATAAAGTAACCGAAGTCAAACACCATTTTGAAGACATAATTCGCACACAAATCCACAGCCACTTGCAGGATAACCAATGTCTTGAACTCTTCATCCTGGAAGGAGATGCAAGCAGGATAAGAGAGTTATCTCACCTTTTAAACCGAAATATCAAGACTGTTTACTCAAAACTTGTTTCACTACCTCATGAATGA
- a CDS encoding thioredoxin domain-containing protein produces MSEKDSLKSKNYKNHLKTEKSPYLLQHADNPVDWYSWGDEAFQKAEKEDKPIFLSIGYSTCHWCHVMAKESFQDPEIGELMNQVFVSVKVDREERPDIDKVYMTACQMITGTGGWPLTIIMTPDLKPFFAGTYFPKESGSRGAGLRDLILNVKDLWENSRTDLVKSAEELTSSLQQLSQFETGKEHGDNILKKAYQSILDNFDDEYGGFGEYQKFPTPHHLLFLLRYWKLTDDVNALTMVEKTLDAMVKGGVYDQVGFGFHRYSIDRHWIQPHFEKMLYDQALLVMAYTEAYQATGKTRYRETAEEILEYVLRNMKSPEGGFYSAEDADSEGEEGKFYLWTRDEILKLLGPEDGEIFCQVFNVSPEGNYKEEATGQKTGKNIIYRSKTWDELSSILGKSKDELWWKMESAREKLFNTRELRIHPHKDDKILTDWNGLIIAALALAGKTYKRENYIVAAIEALDFITNHLQVQDRLMHRWRDGQAAVDGNLDDHAYLIWGLLELYQATFQPDYLNMAMNFNQKLMDHFWDKEKGAFFFTPDYTPEVLVRQKDAYDSALPSGNSVQMLNLQRIYLLTGNSKNREASLVLEKYFAPLMERSPAAFTMFLSGFTLKLGPSFEIIIVGDDRDVSGVIDALRKKYLPNCVFVLKLDNKILNELIENLEDKNIVNNQVTLYVCGDGACYPPINSLKELFEILKKR; encoded by the coding sequence ATGTCTGAAAAAGATTCCCTCAAATCTAAAAACTACAAAAACCATTTGAAAACTGAAAAAAGCCCTTATCTACTGCAACATGCCGATAATCCTGTAGATTGGTACTCATGGGGTGATGAAGCATTCCAAAAGGCTGAAAAAGAAGATAAACCTATTTTTTTATCAATTGGTTATTCAACATGTCACTGGTGCCATGTTATGGCCAAAGAATCTTTTCAGGACCCTGAAATAGGCGAACTCATGAATCAGGTCTTCGTATCAGTTAAAGTGGATCGGGAAGAAAGGCCAGACATTGACAAGGTTTACATGACTGCATGTCAGATGATCACCGGCACCGGGGGTTGGCCATTAACCATAATCATGACCCCGGATCTTAAACCCTTCTTTGCAGGAACTTATTTCCCCAAAGAGAGTGGAAGTAGAGGTGCAGGCCTCAGGGATCTAATCTTAAATGTTAAGGATCTCTGGGAGAATAGTAGGACTGATCTGGTCAAATCTGCAGAAGAATTAACTTCATCACTGCAACAACTGTCTCAATTTGAGACTGGTAAAGAACATGGAGATAACATCTTAAAAAAAGCATATCAATCCATTTTGGATAACTTTGATGATGAATATGGAGGTTTCGGTGAATATCAGAAATTTCCCACCCCACATCACTTATTATTCTTATTACGTTACTGGAAACTCACTGATGATGTGAACGCTCTTACCATGGTGGAAAAAACCTTAGATGCCATGGTAAAGGGAGGGGTGTATGATCAAGTGGGTTTCGGTTTTCATCGTTACAGCATAGATCGCCACTGGATCCAACCACATTTCGAGAAGATGTTATATGATCAGGCGCTTCTGGTAATGGCTTACACCGAGGCATATCAAGCCACTGGAAAAACAAGATACAGGGAAACTGCTGAAGAAATCCTAGAATATGTTTTACGGAACATGAAATCTCCTGAAGGGGGTTTTTATTCAGCTGAAGATGCAGACAGTGAAGGGGAGGAAGGAAAGTTCTACCTGTGGACCCGGGATGAAATTTTAAAATTACTGGGACCAGAAGATGGAGAGATCTTTTGCCAAGTGTTCAATGTTTCTCCAGAAGGAAACTACAAAGAAGAGGCAACCGGTCAAAAAACGGGTAAAAACATAATTTACCGGAGTAAAACTTGGGATGAACTTTCATCAATATTAGGAAAATCAAAGGATGAACTCTGGTGGAAAATGGAGAGTGCAAGGGAAAAATTATTCAATACCCGCGAGCTGAGAATACACCCCCACAAGGATGATAAAATACTCACTGACTGGAATGGTCTTATCATTGCTGCACTCGCACTGGCAGGTAAGACCTACAAAAGGGAAAATTATATCGTAGCAGCGATAGAAGCTTTGGACTTCATAACTAACCATTTACAAGTTCAGGATCGCTTGATGCATCGATGGAGAGATGGTCAGGCAGCTGTGGATGGTAATCTTGATGACCATGCTTACCTGATCTGGGGTTTACTGGAACTTTACCAGGCCACCTTCCAACCAGACTATCTAAACATGGCCATGAACTTTAACCAAAAACTCATGGATCATTTCTGGGACAAGGAAAAGGGAGCCTTTTTTTTCACCCCAGACTATACTCCGGAAGTGCTGGTAAGGCAGAAAGATGCCTATGATTCTGCATTACCCTCTGGAAATTCTGTGCAAATGTTAAACCTTCAAAGGATCTACCTTTTAACTGGAAATTCCAAAAATAGAGAGGCATCTCTTGTTCTGGAGAAGTATTTTGCACCTCTAATGGAGCGGTCACCAGCAGCTTTCACCATGTTCCTTTCTGGATTTACCTTAAAACTCGGGCCTTCATTTGAAATTATAATCGTTGGAGATGACAGAGACGTATCTGGAGTCATAGATGCATTAAGGAAAAAGTACCTCCCTAACTGTGTTTTTGTATTAAAATTGGATAACAAAATTTTAAATGAATTAATTGAAAATTTGGAAGATAAAAATATAGTCAATAATCAGGTTACATTATATGTTTGTGGGGATGGAGCATGTTATCCACCCATAAATAGCCTAAAAGAGTTGTTTGAGATTCTCAAAAAAAGGTAA
- the dmpI gene encoding 4-oxalocrotonate tautomerase DmpI, translated as MPVITIDAPPMNKDQKRELVSSFAKKASEVFNLPVTAMVIIINEVESENVGVGDILLCDRQQDE; from the coding sequence ATGCCAGTTATAACCATAGATGCCCCACCAATGAACAAGGATCAGAAAAGAGAACTTGTCAGTTCATTTGCCAAAAAAGCCAGTGAAGTGTTCAACCTTCCGGTTACCGCCATGGTGATCATAATCAATGAAGTTGAATCTGAAAACGTGGGTGTGGGCGACATCCTACTATGCGATCGCCAACAGGATGAATGA